A region from the Vicia villosa cultivar HV-30 ecotype Madison, WI linkage group LG3, Vvil1.0, whole genome shotgun sequence genome encodes:
- the LOC131659564 gene encoding probable E3 ubiquitin-protein ligase RHB1A, whose product MDEYHCDVNPNHSSDLNNISSSCPADRYFIAEFNCTNMYVLSARRFRTSNVTQSHNFIYVTKEEMIQKTTIESWLSETDIPQDAYRVVESKILECLEDMVKTTHKNSTALPIRVDICIPRATEDESSESEVDGDDEIDESSESDEDISDQDQDIEFVPAAKSCIEKLEKVEKEGKCSICFEDFNVCLVMPCSHMYHPKCISDWLEIGHSCPLCRFELPT is encoded by the coding sequence ATGGATGAATATCATTGTGATGTAAATCCAAACCACTCTTCTGATCTAAACAATATTTCATCATCATGTCCGGCGGATAGATATTTTATAGCGGAGTTTAATTGCACCAACATGTATGTTTTGAGTGCGAGGAGGTTTAGAACTTCTAACGTGACGCAGAGTCACAATTTTATATACGTAACAAAGGAGGAAATGATTCAAAAAACAACCATCGAGTCTTGGCTTTCTGAGACGGATATACCTCAAGATGCTTATAGGGTTGTAGAGTCGAAGATTTTAGAATGTTTGGAGGATATGGTGAAAACGACGCACAAGAATTCAACGGCTTTGCCTATTCGAGTTGATATTTGCATTCCAAGAGCTACCGAAGATGAGAGTAGTGAAAGTGAGGTTGATGGCGATGATGAAATCGATGAGAGTAGTGAAAGTGATGAAGATATTAGCGATCAAGATCAAGATATTGAGTTTGTTCCTGCGGCAAAGTCGTGTATTGAGAAATTAGAGAAAGTTGAAAAAGAAGGAAAATGTAGTATCTGTTTCGAGGATTTTAATGTTTGTCTTGTTATGCCATGTTCGCATATGTATCATCCGAAATGTATCAGTGATTGGTTGGAGATAGGTCATTCGTGTCCGTTGTGTAGGTTCGAGTTGCCTACTTGA
- the LOC131662692 gene encoding DNA topoisomerase 2-like, whose amino-acid sequence MEKRPLQPSTAANIPSKTIEEMYQKKTQLEHILLRPDTYVGSIEKHTQNLWVYENDEMVHRSVSYVPGLYKIFDEILVNAADNKQRDPSMDSLKVTIDPEENTVSVYNNGDGVPVEIHQEEKVYVPELIFGHLLTSSNYDDNVKKTTGGRNGYGAKLTNIFSTEFIIETADGHRLKKYKQVFSNNMGKKGDPVITKCKANENWTKVTFKPDLEKFKMTYLEEDVVALMKKRVLDMAGCFGKTVKVELNGTVIRFKSFRDYADLFLKCAEKSKPMPLPRIHAKVGDRWEICVSLSDGQFQQVSFVNSIATIKGGTHVDYITNQITTYIMNKVNKKKKDANVKAHTVKNHLWVFVNSLIDNPAFDSQTKETLTTRQASFGSKCDVPESMLKDVEKSGIVDTLLSWADFKQSKDLKKTDGTKTQRLRGIVKLEDANEAGGRNSEKCTLILTEGDSAKALAMAGLSVVGRDHYGVFPLRGKLLNVREASSKQIMENEEIQNIKKILGLQQNKEYTNVKSLRYGHLMIMADQDHDGSHIKGLLINFIHSFWPSLLKVPSFLVEFTTPIIRASHPNKTITSFYSMPEYEAWKERLGNSATSWKIKYYKGLGTSTPQEGREYFSDLGKHRKDFIWDDELDGNAIELAFSKKKAEDRKIWMRNFEPGTCRDHEAKLINYKDFVNKELILFSRADLQRSIPSMVDGLKPGQRKILFGSFKKKLYKEIKVAQFIGYVSEHSAYHHGEQSLASTIIGMAQDFVGSNNINLLKPNGQFGTRNLGGKDHASARYIYTELSPVTRCLFHEDDDKLLEYLNEDGKSIEPNWYMPIIPLVLVNGSEGIGTGWSSYIPNYNPREIIANVRRLLNSEELVPMDPWYRGFRGTIEKSAKEGGYIVNGTVTEIDEQTFRITELPIRKWTQDYKQFLESITDGTPNVKDPLIEDFRQNGDDAIVDIEIKMKPEKIATILQEGLFKKFKLTNTISTNNMHLFDAEGKIKKFDTPEQILEEFFPLRLDYYEKRKEYILGNLNRLLLILDNKVRFILGVVNGEIIVSNRKKAELLIELKQKGFTPMPRKGKSAKPQVAGANDGDSEEQEDTELETGSQPVSVEGATWGDYEYLLSLPIGTLTLESVQKLLDEKTEKEKEYEILSGTPTTSLWLKDLDEFEKKLDELDSKDAEEDRKRASQGSKKANGFVSKPSKKPPQPRKNTKKTKNAEPESGSSSMEIENAVEVAKPAEVAKPKGQAAPKKNIQKEPEDEIQSLQERLAAYNFESSGEKSQAMESEEVQQKAAGKKQNNKKGGAKKKSSTIVLESDSDNEVNDVDDDDDDDFEEVQQKAAPVKKGGRKPAAQNAKKAPAKAPAKAPAAPKKRNAGTKQSAGQKLLTDMLQPAEGTGTSPEKKVRKMRESPFNKKSGSILGRAAAKDISPISEDISAGSASNSPVSEDEMVEIAPQPARVRPQRANRAQKKYAVSESESEDDSDEDVELSDFEEDDD is encoded by the exons ATGGAAAAACGCCCTCTCCAACCAAGCACCGCCGCCAACATTCCTTCGAAAACAATCGAAGAAATGTACCAAAAGAAAACGCAGCTCGAACACATCCTCCTCCGTCCCGATACCTACGTCGGCTCAATCGAGAAACACACTCAGAATCTCTGGGTTTACGAAAACGACGAAATGGTTCACCGATCGGTGTCCTACGTTCCTGGACTTTACAAGATCTTCGACGAGATTCTCGTGAATGCGGCCGATAACAAACAGAGAGATCCGTCGATGGATTCTTTGAAGGTTACGATAGATCCGGAGGAGAATACGGTTTCTGTTTACAATAACGGAGACGGAGTTCCGGTTGAGATTCATCAGGAGGAGAAGGTTTACGTTCCTGAGTTGATTTTTGGTCATCTGCTTACTAGTAGTAACTATGATGATAATGTGAAGAAAACTACTGGTGGAAGAAATGGTTATGGTGCTAAGCTCACGAATATTTTTTCGACCGAGTTTATCATTGAGACTGCTGACGGTCATCGTCTGAAGAAGTATAAGCAG GTGTTCTCAAACAATATGGGGAAGAAGGGTGATCCAGTGATAACCAAATGCAAAGCTAATGAGAACTGGACCAAGGTGACCTTTAAGCCTGACTTGGAGAAGTTCAAAATGACTTATCTTGAAGAGGATGTTGTTGCTTTGATGAAAAAGCGTGTCCTGGATATGGCTGGGTGCTTTGGAAAGACGGTTAAGGTTGAACTCAATGGAACCGTGATTCGTTTTAAGTCGTTCCGTGATTATGCTGATCTCTTCTTGAAATGTGCTGAGAAGTCCAAGCCTATGCCCCTGCCAAG GATTCATGCCAAAGTAGGTGATAGGTGGGAGATTTGCGTCAGTCTAAGTGATGGGCAATTTCAACAG GTCAGCTTTGTTAACTCGATTGCTACAATCAAGGGTGGGACACATGTTGATTACATCACCAATCAGATTACTACCTATATAATGAACAAAGTGAATAAGAAAAAGAAGGATGCGAATGTGAAAGCTCACACGGTTAAGAATCATTTGTGGGTTTTCGTCAATTCTCTAATTGACAACCCTGCTTTTGACTCTCAAACTAAGGAGACACTAACAACTAGACAAGCTAGTTTTGGTTCTAAATGTGATGTTCCAGAATCAATGTTAAAGGATG TTGAGAAATCTGGAATAGTGGACACCCTCCTATCATGGGCAGATTTTAAACAGAGTAAAGATTTGAAGAAAACTGATGGAACTAAGACCCAAAGGCTCCGTGGGATCGTAAAGCTTGAGGATGCCAATGAAGCTGGTGGAAGGAACTCTGAGAAATGTACTTTGATTTTGACAGAGGGGGATTCTGCCAAGGCCCTTGCT ATGGCCGGTCTTTCTGTGGTGGGTCGAGACCACTATGGTGTGTTTCCATTGAGAGGAAAATTGCTGAATGTGCGAGAAGCTAGCAGTAAACAAATAATGGAAAACGAAGAAATTCAGAATATAAAAAAGATTCTGGGATTGCAGCAAAACAAAGAGTACACTAATGTGAAGTCTTTGAGATATGGTCATTTGATGATTATGGCTGATCAG GATCATGATGGCTCACATATCAAAGGGCTTCTGATTAATTTCATTCATTCCTTCTGGCCATCATTGCTTAAGGTTCCATCTTTCTTGGTGGAGTTTACTACTCCCATTATAAGG GCTTCTCATCCGAACAAGACAATAACATCATTTTATTCCATGCCGGAATATGAAGCATGGAAAGAAAGATTGGGGAACAGTGCAACTAGTTGGAAGATAAAGTACTATAAG GGGTTGGGTACAAGTACCCCCCAAGAAGGGAGAGAGTACTTTAGTGATCTTGGTAAGCACAGAAAGGATTTCATTTGGGATGATGAACTCGATGGAAATGCAATTGAGCTGGCATTCAGCAAGAAAAAAGCTGAAGATAGGAAGATTTGGATGCGTAATTTTGAG CCTGGAACTTGCCGCGATCATGAAGCAAAACTTATAAACTATAAGGACTTCGTTAACAAAGAGCTTATATTGTTCTCAAGGGCAGATCTACAGAGGTCCATTCCCTCTATGGTTGATGGCCTTAAACCTGGTCAAAGGAAGATTCTTTTTGGTTCATTTAAGAAAAAATTGTACAAAGAAATTAAAGTTGCCCAGTTTATTGGTTATGTGTCTGAGCACTCTGCTTACCACCATGGTGAACAAAGTCTTGCTAGCACAATTATTGGAATGGCACAGGATTTTGTGGGCAGCAACAATATCAACCTTCTCAAACCAAACGGTCAATTTGGTACTCGTAACTTG GGTGGTAAAGACCATGCAAGTGCCAGATACATTTACACTGAGCTAAGTCCTGTTACTCGATGCCTCTTCCATGAGGATGATGATAAACTTCTTGAATATTTGAATGAAGATGGGAAGTCCATTGAACCAAATTG GTACATGCCAATTATACCTTTGGTTCTTGTCAATGGAAGTGAGGGAATTGGGACAGGTTGGAGTTCTTACATTCCCAACTATAATCCACGGGAAATTATTGCCAATGTAAGACGATTGCTGAATAGTGAGGAATTAGTGCCAATGGATCCATGGTACAGAGGATTCAGAGGTACTATTGAGAAAAGTGCCAAAGAAGGTGGCTATATAGTCAATGGCACTGTAACTGAAATAGATGAGCAAACTTTCAGAATCACAGAGCTTCCTATACGTAAGTGGACTCAAGATTATAAGCAATTTCTTGAATCCATAACTGATGGGACCCCTAATGTCAAAGATCCACTCATCGAG GATTTTAGGCAAAATGGTGATGATGCAATTGTAGACATTGAAATCAAGATGAAGCCAGAAAAGATAGCTACAATCTTGCAAGAAGGATTATTCAAGAAATTCAAATTGACTAACACTATTAGCACAAACAACATGCACCTTTTTGATGCAGAGGGAAAAATTAAGAAATTTGACACTCCCGAACAAA TTCTTGAAGAGTTCTTTCCACTTCGGCTAGACTATTATGAGAAGAGAAAG GAGTATATATTGGGCAACCTTAATCGGCTGTTGTTGATTTTGGATAACAAAGTCAGGTTTATATTAGGGGTTGTGAATGGAGAAATTATTGTGAGCAACCGGAAAAAAGCTGAGTTGTTGATTGAACTGAAGCAGAAAGGTTTTACTCCCATGCCCAGGAAAGGTAAATCCGCCAAACCACAAGTTGCTGGGGCAAATGATGGTGATTCAGAAGAGCAGGAAGATACTGAGCTCGAAACTGGATCTCAGCCTGTCAGTGTTGAAGGAGCAACATGGGGTGACTACGAGTATCTTTTATCCTTACCTATTGGAACTTTGACTCTTGAAAGTGTGCAAAAGTTGCTTGATGAAAAGACTGAAAAGGAAAAGGAGTATGAAATTTTGTCCGGAACACCAACAACATCACTGTGGTTGAAGGATCTAGATGAGTTTGAAAAGAAACTTGAT GAGCTAGATAGCAAAGACGCAGAAGAGGATCGAAAGAGAGCAAGCCAAGGAAGTAAAAAAGCAAATGGTTTTGTTTCAAAACCTTCAAAGAAGCCGCCACAACCACGAAAGAATACTAAGAAGACCAAAAATGCTGAGCCAGAGAGTGGTAGTTCTTCAATGGAAATTG AGAATGCTGTTGAAGTTGCAAAACCAGCTGAGGTTGCAAAACCAAAAGGACAAGCAGCTCCTAAGAAGAATATCCAAAAG GAACCTGAAGATGAGATTCAATCTCTTCAAGAACGCCTAGCTGCGTACAACTTTGAATCATCTGGTGAAAAATCACAAG CGATGGAAAGTGAAGAAGTGCAACAGAAGGCTGCTGGGAAGAAACAGAATAATAAAAAGGGTGGGGCAAAAAAGAAGTCAAGTACCATAGTGTTGGAATCAGATAGTGATAATGAAGTTAATGATGTTGACGACGACGACGATGATGACTTCGAAGAAGTACAACAGAAGGCTGCACCAGTTAAGAAGGGAGGGAGAAAGCCTGCTGCTCAGAATGCCAAGAAGGCACCTGCAAAGGCTCCCGCAAAGGCACCTGCAGCCCCTAAGAAAAGAAATGCTGGCACTAAACAATCGGCTGGTCAAAAATTATTAACTGATATGTTGCAGCCAGCTGAAGGTACAGGTACTTCCCCAGAGAAGAAAGTGAGGAAGATGAGGGAGTCTCCTTTTAACAAGAAGAGTGGTTCTATACTGGGCAGGGCTGCTGCTAAGGATATAAGTCCGATTTCAGAAGACATATCTGCAGGTTCTGCTTCTAACTCTCCTGTTTCCGAAGATGAAATGGTTGAGATTGCACCACAGCCAGCAAGGGTAAGACCCCAGAGGGCAAATCGTGCTCAAAAGAAATATGCAGTGAGTGAATCTGAGAGTGAAGATGATTCGGATGAGGATGTGGAATTGTCagattttgaagaagatgatgactaG
- the LOC131659565 gene encoding cation/H(+) antiporter 28-like, giving the protein MAFGLSMAVPPLICGDKLADLIVGLAKNFSLFMVMVILCNGLHFVLKPYSQPRITSHIIVGVIVGNIGFVRRLFEKFNSTFGFIIDFGMMAYMFALGIEMDPYILLQKPPRYVRVAYTGILITFLLAITVSPFLKYFPNIDKLVEFSLALSILMASTDSPVLTRLITQLKIGKSDIGKLVIACAMHSDFVCYCTLAICFILAPLPDICSDLHLGFDSKKVMRMGFAVLGEVVFTLVISPFFMSWVNNENPEGRPMKGPHLILSIAFVVLMCSSSVLTGFTPILSAFIVGVCFPKEGRVSKWVVTKINYVLNTIFFYIFFLWVGFEADLRKFEAKNVSTWVKILVLMVVSIVGKVSGALATGAIQGFHWPEAISIGLLLTTKGHLHIYMVVKVMSCGVATTVSTGIGMIFAIFFTILYMPSVVALIIKRARKRSPTHRLALQSLDPSSELRILLCVHGPQNVPASISFVEITKGGADPGILVYVADMIELTNEISVNLEKDEGVHTATVKDKEVMEMREKITNSFQAHVAENGEGITLKRTMALSTINNMPQDICVLAEDLMVALVILPFHRFQRQDRTLDGGNQGFRYVNRKVLRSAPCSVGILVDRGFGSLERLTRCQASENVAVIFIGGKDDREALAYASRVAQHPGVNLTVIRFLVDTTAESSRLVGYRIILPEQEEEMQLDDECFAEFYEKHVIGGRIAYTEKHLANASETFSILKSFEGQYSLVIVGREGGVNSILTRGMNDWQQCPELGPIGDVLSGPDFAVTVSVLIIQQHRLKGEIDGLDEDFSVMSYNKNNIRD; this is encoded by the exons ATGGCTTTTGGCTTGTCAATGGCAGTGCCGCCACTTATATGTGGCGACAAGCTAGCCGATCTCATTGTTGGATTGGCTAAAAACTTTTCTCTATTTATGGTCATGGTGATTTTGTGCAATGGTTTGCATTTTGTGCTTAAGCCTTATTCGCAACCTCGAATCACTTCTCATATAATC GTCGGAGTAATCGTTGGAAACATAGGATTCGTACGTCGTTTATTTGAGAAATTCAACTCGACGTTTGGATTTATAATCGATTTCGGGATGATGGCTTATATGTTTGCATTAGGGATAGAGATGGATCCGTATATTCTGTTACAAAAACCACCAAGATATGTTAGGGTTGCATATACCGGAATTTTGATAACGTTCCTATTAGCGATTACTGTATCTCCTTTTCTAAAGTATTTTCCGAACATAGATAAACTAGTCGAATTCTCCTTAGCTCTCTCGATCCTAATGGCGAGCACGGATTCGCCTGTGTTGACGCGTTTAATAACACAGCTCAAAATCGGAAAATCAGATATCGGGAAGCTTGTAATCGCGTGTGCAATGCACTCGGATTTCGTGTGCTATTGCACGCTTGCAATTTGTTTCATACTTGCTCCACTGCCTGATATTTGCAGTGATTTGCATCTTGGTTTTGATTCTAAAAAAGTGATGAGAATGGGTTTCGCGGTCTTGGGAGAAGTGGTATTCACATTAGTAATTTCGCCGTTTTTTATGAGTTGGGTTAATAATGAAAATCCAGAAGGTAGACCTATGAAAGGTCCGCATTTGATACTCTCGATCGCGTTTGTGGTGTTAATGTGCTCTTCGTCGGTTTTAACTGGTTTTACACCGATTTTAAGCGCTTTTATAGTTGGTGTTTGTTTTCCTAAGGAGGGTAGGGTTTCAAAATGGGTTGTTACCAAAATCAACTATGTGTTGAATACAATTTTCTTTTACATTTTTTTCTTGTGGGTTGGGTTTGAAGCAGATTTGAGAAAGTTTGAAGCAAAGAATGTTAGCACATGGGTAAAAATACTTGTGCTTATGGTTGTGTCAATAGTCGGAAAAGTTTCGGGAGCGCTTGCTACGGGGGCAATACAGGGATTTCACTGGCCGGAAGCAATTTCGATAGGATTGCTTCTTACTACAAAGGGTCATTTGCATATCTACATGGTTGTCAAAGTG ATGAGTTGTGGCGTAGCAACAACTGTTTCCACAGGGATTGGGATGATATTTGCAATCTTTTTCACGATTTTATACATGCCGTCGGTTGTAGCACTTATCATAAAACGTGCAAGGAAAAGATCGCCTACTCATCGCTTAGCGCTTCAATCGCTCGATCCGTCGAGTGAACTAAGGATCCTATTATGTGTTCATGGACCTCAAAATGTTCCTGCGTCGATAAGCTTTGTGGAGATTACGAAAGGTGGAGCTGATCCGGGTATTCTAGTGTATGTCGCTGACATGATTGAACTAACAAACGAAATATCGGTAAATTTAGAGAAGGATGAAGGAGTTCACACAGCAACTGTGAAAGACAAAGAAGTAATGGAAATGAGAGAGAAAATAACAAACTCGTTTCAAGCACATGTGGCAGAAAATGGTGAAGGTATTACATTGAAAAGAACCATGGCGTTATCGACGATTAATAACATGCCACAAGACATTTGTGTTTTAGCAGAGGACTTGATGGTTGCTCTTGTCATATTACCGTTTCATCGGTTTCAACGTCAGGATCGAACATTGGATGGTGGTAATCAAGGGTTCAGATATGTTAACAGAAAG GTTCTTAGAAGTGCGCCTTGTTCTGTTGGGATTCTAGTAGATAGAGGCTTTGGATCGTTAGAACGTTTAACGAGATGTCAAGCATCGGAAAACGTGGCAGTGATATTCATAGGTGGGAAAGATGATAGAGAAGCACTTGCCTATGCTAGTCGTGTCGCGCAACATCCGGGAGTAAATCTGACAGTAATAAGATTTCTAGTAGATACAACTGCGGAGTCGTCTAGATTAGTCGGATACAGAATCATCCTCCCGGAGCAGGAGGAGGAAATGCAGTTGGATGATGAATGTTTTGCGGAGTTCTACGAGAAGCATGTGATTGGAGGGAGAATTGCATATACGGAGAAACATCTCGCAAATGCTTCAGAGACTTTTTCTATTCTCAAGTCATTTGAAGGGCAGTACTCGTTGGTTATTGTAGGAAGAGAAGGAGGGGTGAACTCGATTTTAACAAGAGGGATGAATGATTGGCAACAGTGTCCTGAACTTGGACCTATAGGCGATGTTCTTTCGGGACCGGATTTTGCAGTGACGGTTTCGGTTTTGATCATCCAACAACACAGACTTAAAGGAGAAATAGATGGATTAGATGAAGATTTTTCTGTTATgtcatataataaaaataatattagagattAG